Within the Metasolibacillus fluoroglycofenilyticus genome, the region GGCTACTTGTACAATCGCCCATTACCAGCTGAGCAAATAGTGGAGCAATATTTTCACTAAACTGTTCAATTTAAAAGCAATAACAAAGCTAGGCAGACAAATTTCAAATGAGATAGGCCTAGCTTTAACTTCTTTCAACACATGTATTCCGCAACGAGATAAAATCAATTTCAATGTGTGTCCAAACACCCGCTATCAAAGAGGAACCAATCTAAGAACATTGCATACTAACATAACGACTAAGTGAGCAACATTATAACTAGCCTAAGTCCCGGCGGATGTCACAGATTTTGAAGAAAGGCTGCGTGATGCAGGTCAGTTAACTGTTGACATATGTCGAGGTGGTCTTCCACCAATTTAGCTCAAAAAATCTGAATAAGAGTTAGCTGAGGCATAATTGATAATTGCAGTATATTTTTGGATTTGCCCGTAGTAATATATAAGTAAGTGTAGCGAATAAATTTTTTGTTGCACAAAATATGAATGATAATTCATTCATTATCTATTACAAGGGGGCGTATGTATGTTACAGCATAAAACAATTATTATTACAGGTGGCTCTAGTGGGATGGGGCTAGCTATGGCAAAGCAATTTGTACAAGATGGGGCAAATGTCATTATTACAGGACGAGATGTAGAGCGCTTAACAAAGGCAAAGGAAGAAATAAAAAGCTTTGGCGACACTATCGAAATATTTCAAATGGATGTTCGCGAGCCGGAGCATGTGAAGGCAATGTTGTCCTTCTCAATTGAAAAATTTGGACAGGTAGATGGACTTGTTAATAATGCGGCGGGGAATTTTTTAGTGAGAGCTGAAAATTTATCACCAAATGGCTGGAAGGCAGTAATCGATATTGTATTAAATGGTACTTTTTATTGTTCCTCTGAGCTAGGTCGCTACTGGATTGAAAATAATATTAAAGGTTCCATTCTAAATATGGTTGCAACATACGCATGGGGAGCAGGTGCAGGGGTTATTCATTCCGCTGCTGCTAAAGCAGGTGTCTTATCATTGACGCGCTCTCTAGCAGTTGAATGGGGGGGACAATATGGCATTCGCGTAAATGCCATTGCCCCAGGACCAATTGAACGCACGGGTGGAGCTGATAAGCTTTGGGAATCGGAGGAGCAAGCACGACGTACAATTGAATCTGTACCATTAAAACGTCTTGGCACGCCAGAAGAAATTGCTAATTTAGCGACATTTATATTATCTGATAAAGCAGCGTACATGAACGGTGAATGTGTCACTTTAGATGGTGGCGCGTGGTTAAATCAATTTCCGTTTTAGGTGAGAATTAACACTTTAGTCCTACTTTGAAAATTGAATAAATTTTAGCTGGATAAGCTCATACTAAATGAAACGAAAGGAGTGTTTCTGTTGGGCATGTGGCTTTATCCAGCTATTTTTGTCGGTGTACTCTTGCTTGCTTGGAGTTATTATGCAACGGTGCGTATTGCAAAAGAAACGGAAAGACAGTCTACTATTGAAGACACGCCAATAAATGAGGCAATAAAAGACCATCCATTTCTTTTAAATCCGATTATCGTTATGTATTTTATTATGAACCTGTTTCTAGGCATTATTATATTTTATTACTGGGCAACTACTGGCTCTTACTGAGGGGATGTCTGAAAAGCAACCTAACACGCTGCTTTTCAGACATCCTATTTTTACATGGCAACTTCTCCGACCTTCACATAGTCATAATGAAATAAAGTGTGATATGATAGTAGTAAGGGTGCGATTCTAGTGAAAGAACGCAAAAAGGAGTTATGATGTCATGATTTCAATTAATAATAAAGCTATACTTGAGATGCCAATTGCTGAATTAGTCATTCCGGCGGAAAAGGTTGCGCATGTTCAAAGTGGCAACAGTGCAGAGCATGCCCTGTTAGTTTTGACAAAAACAGGTTATTCATCGGTGCCAGTGTTAGATGTGAAATACCGATTACAAGGTTTGCTTAGTACGAAAATGATTACAGAGGAAATTTTGGGACTAGAGCGTATTGAATATGATCGACTTGGGTCAATTCGAGTAGAGGATGTCATGGATCAAGACGTTGCCTATTTAAAAATAACGGATACATTTCGACGAGCATTAGATTTAGTAATTAACCATGCTTTTCTATGTGTAATAGAGGAAGATGGGACATTTGCCGGCATTATGACGCGCCGAGTTATTTTAAAACAATTAAAAAAACATATCTATTCAAGTGAAATATAGGCAGAAATCGGGGGTGTCGGGAGAGAAAGTTTTCCTGACACCCCCTATAAGTCTACTTAAAGAATTAGGGGTGAAACGATGACCGCGACGGAGGCTGAAATTATTAAAATATTAGCGGAGGAGCGCAATATGAGAAAAGCGGCAGAGCGTTTATTTTTAACGCAGCCAGCACTATCTCAAAGACTACAGTCGATTGAAAAAGATTGGGGCATACAGCTATTTTTGCGTTCTCCAAAAGGCTTATCCCCGACACCGGCTGGTGAGCTTGTTATTCAATATGCGATTGATTCAATTGCCAAGCGAGAGGAAATTTTCGAAATGATTCAGGCACTAAATTCGAAAGTCCATGGTACGTTAAAAATTGCTTGTGCATCTATTGTAGGGCAAAATTGGCTACCGAAAGTGTTGAAGGATTTTGTCACTCAATATCCAGATGCGAAAATTTCGTTAATGACAGGTTGGAGCTCAGAAATTGTGAAGGCACTTTATGAGGGCGAGGCACATGTTGGCATTGTACGGGGGCAAGTTGATTGGAAGGGCAAAAAACTGCATTTATTCCGGGATATGATGTATTTTGTGGATACTGAGATTACGAACTTAAAGGAAATTGAAACGACAGACCGCCCATTCATTCAATTTAAAAGTGACTCAAATTACTATCAGGAAATTCAGCAATGGTGGCAGCGACATTTTCATTCCAATCCCCGCCATCAAATTGTCGTCGACCAAATTGAAACATGCAAGCAAATGGTAATGAACGGTATTGGTTACGCAATATTGCCATCCATTACACTGAATGGCGCGGAGCATATGAACAAAATGCCGTTAACAAATACAGAAAACGATTTAGGGCTAACACGAGATACATGGTTGATTGGCTATGAATCTTCCTTTGAGTTGCGCCAAGTAGCTGCATTTGTAGAAGTCGTGCAAGACCATGCAAGATGCTTATATGAATATAAGTGAGAGAGCGTCCAAAATGCCGTGCAATAGCCAGCATTTTGGACGCTTTTAATGATGTTTTGATAAAATATGCGGTTAGTTTTCTTTGAACAGCGGCACTTTTTTAGGTCCAACGTAGCGATTCGCTCATAAACTATGAAAATTCGCTCGTAAAACACTTAAATTTGCTCGTAAAACACTTAAATTCGCTCACAAAACTTCAAAACTTGTTCGGAAGCTGAATCAACACTTCTCGTAGCGTCCTAAAAGCCTTTCAGTAGCCGGCTTTTGGGACGTTTTTCATGATATTTTTTTGTGCTTCTACTTTTCCTCATGTAACAAAGTACTTCACCATTCGTCTAATAATATAAATACCAACTCGTTATTTTCATTATGAAAATGAAGCTTTTCTTAAGAATTTCTGAAAATTTCATAATAATTGGAACTAATGGGGTTTAAAAACGTATAATTATTGATAGTAACCAATGAATATGAAGAGGGGTTGAGCTTTTGAGACGTGTAAAAATAGCGGCATACATACTCGTAGTGATGCTGATGGTTAGCTTGTTTTTACCAGCTGGACAAGCTAGCGCGGCACCAGCTTTAGAGGTGGATGCGAAGGCAGGCATTAACGGTAAGGCGAAGCATATGCAGCCTGCACCTTTATATGTAACAGTTAAAAATACTGGAGATGATTTCAATGGGGATATGGTTGTCAATGCGTCGTATTCCTATGAAGCAGCCTCAGCCCTTGTTATCCCTATTTCGATAGCAAGTGGTGAGGAAAAAACATTTGAATTATATTTGAATGGCTTATCAGATTATAGTTATTCAGAGGAAGAAATATTCACCTTTTTTGAAGGCGGGATTGAAAAGGATAAGAAAATAAAATATAAAGGGACAAAGCGACTACAAACGAATTTTTTAGACCCGATGTCGACATTTGTTTTTACTGTAACGGATAGCAGTGATCGCTTAAGTGAATATTTAAAACTATCGCAATTTTCACCAAACTATCAAACGGAAGTAATACATTTGAATCAAATCAAAGGGTATACATTGCCTGAGGATGCATTGGGCTTAGCGATGGCTAATATTATTGTCTTGGATGAAGTGTCCGTTGCAGATTTATCACAAAAGCAGCAGCAAGCATTGTTGAAATGGGTGCAGGATGGCGGCACACTTGTGATTGGTGCGATGGAGCAAATAAATACGGCTGCAGGCATTTTTCAAGATTATTTGCCATTAACATTATCGAATGAAATGCTGACGGTTTCGGCAGAGACATTGTCAACATTATCAAATGGTGGAACTTTTACAGATTCAATTCAAGCATATGCAAATACTCTAAATAATGATAGTACTGCTGTGCTTGCGGATGAAGGAACAGTTTTAGCTGCTAGGAAAAAAGTCGGTAGTGGTGAAGTAATTCAAACAGCATTTTCATTAGGAGACCAACCGCTTGCATCGATGGATGGTTACGCAGCATTAACAGCGAAAATGTTAAACATTCAGAAGTTTTCTAATTATAATTCGGGAATGTATTATCAATCACCATTTGAACAAATTATGTATGACTTACGCTCAGTGAATGAATTATTCCCATCATTTGAGGTTTCAATGGGCTTCACATTGATTGTCATTGTTATTTATATTATTTTAATTGGGCCTATTCTTTACTTTATTTTAAGAAAATTAGATAAGCGTGAACATGCTTGGTGGGTTATTCCTGTCATATCTGTTGTTGTGTCAATTGCGCTCTTCATTATAGGGGCACAGGGACGTATTATGCAGCCGCAAGTACAGCAATCTGCCGTTTATAAAGTAAACGAGGATAATAGTTTAAATGGTTACTATATCGAATCCATCTTAACAAATCGTAGCGGTGATTTTGTCGTCAATGCAAATAATAATACAACGGCAATTGCTATGCGCAATTATGGTGGTGGCTTTGCAGGTGGTCGTTCAGGTAATTTATATGAAAACTCGTATATTAAGGAACACGCAGATGGTACGACGTTAACAATGCGCAATTTAAGCTATTGGTCTGTACAATCATTTATGGGTACAACAACTGCGCAAGATGTTGGGAAAATGGATATTGATTTAACTTTAAAAAATGAAAAAATTACAGGGACAATTAAAAATAACTTCCCATTTGATTTAAAGGATGTCATGCTACATTCGGGCTTAAAGGTAGTAAATTTAGGTGATATTGAAGCGAATGGTACGCTTACTGTCGACAAAGATGTGAAATTAACAACATTGCAAAAGCCGACCTACTACAACCGATATAATTATACTTATCCAACAGCGAAAGAGGATATAGACCCTATTCGAATTGAGCGTTTACAAGCGATGACAAGTACTGTAACTGAACAAGAGGAGCAACCAATCATTAGCGCATGGGCAGAGCAAGCACTTGTAGGTGTTGAGCTTGAGACTGGTGCTAATATGTCGACGATTTCTTATTTCGTACAGCCCTTTGAAGGTAAAGTAGAGTTATCAGGACCATTTACAATAAAGCAAAGTAACTTAAATTATGAGCTACTTCCTCTAGCGGTAAATGGCTATTACGAGCTATATGATAAACAAGTGAATAAATGGTATTTATCTGATGGTACGTATGAGTTAATCGTTTCATTGCCACATAATTTTATGCAGCATATTGAGCGACTAGATGAAATTCATATTGCTAATAAAGATACGATTAATATGAAGCTAACGGTTTGGAATAACAGCACAAATGCCTATGAGCCTTTGGAAGAAGCGCGCACGGCAATAACAGCCAATGCTGACGATTACATTAATGAATTTGGTGAAATTCGTTTAGAGCTTGCATTTTCAACAAATCAGGGGGCACTTGAAACGACATTACCGAATGTTGAGCTGAAAGGAGTGGCGAAATAATGATTGAAATTCAAAATTTGACGAAAAAATACGGCTCCTTTATCGCTTTAGATCAATTAAATTTGTCATTAGCAGAGGGAACCGTGTTCGGTTTTGTAGGCGCAAATGGCGCAGGTAAATCAACAACCTTCTCCATTTTAGCAACATTGCTTTCACCGACTTCGGGAGATGCTATTATTAATGGAAAGAGCGTCGTAAAGGAGCCGAAGGAGGTGCGTAAGCAAATTGGCTATATGCCAGACTTTTTTGGTGTATATGACCAGTTAAAGGTAGATGAATATTTAGACTTTTATGGTGCAAGCTACGGCATTCAAGTAGCGGAGCGCGCGCTGTTAATTCCACAGCTATTAGAGCTAGTCAATTTAACGAGCAAGCGCTATGAATATGTTGACTTATTATCGCGTGGTATGAAGCAGCGATTATGTTTAGCAAGAGCCTTAATTCATGACCCTAAGGTGCTTATTTTAGATGAACCGGCATCTGGACTAGACCCACGTGCAAGAGTGGAAATGCGCGATATTTTGCGCAATTTAAAAACGATGGGGAAGACAATTTTAATTTCCTCGCATATCTTACCTGAGCTGGCGGAAATGTGTGATGAAATCGGTGTAATTGATAATGGGAAGCTGATTGCACATGGAAATGTAGCGACAATTCAAGCGCAGCTACAGGGTGAAAAGCGCATTGTGGTAAAAGTGACGGGCCGTTTAAATGAAGTGCGTGCTTTTTTAGAGGAAGACCCGCAAATATCTACAATTGATATTATTGAAAGTAAGCTGGAACTTGAATTTAATTACCGAGGAACTGATGCGGAGCAGGTAGCATTGCTAAAGAAGGCAATTTTAGCGGATTTACCGATTTATGCTTTAACGGAAGAAGAAAAAGACTTGGAGGATGTCTTCATGGCAATTACGAAAGGGGCGGATGCAGAGTGATGGAACGCTTATATAATCCAGTATTTGTAAAGGAGCTGAAGTTGCGCTTCCGTTCCTTTAAAAGCTTCTCAGGTTTAATGTTTTATTTGGCAGTATTAGTGATTTTTATTGCAGGCTTCCTATTAATTACAACAGGCTTTACAGGCAAGGGCTTCTTCAGACCTGACACGAGCTTTGCGATGTTTGCCGTGCTAACAATTATTCAAATGGCACTTGTTTTATTTATTACACCGAGCTTAACAGCAGGTGCAATTAGCAGTGAACGAGAAAAGCAAACATTAAATATTTTATTAACGACAACACAAAGCTCCACGCAAATTGTAGTAGGTAAATTATTATCATCAGTGTCGTTTCTTGTATTAATGCTTATTGCAGGCTTGCCTTTATATAGCTTAGTTTTCTTATTTGGTGGTGTCTCGCCATCGCAAATTGCATCTATCTTTTTATTTTATTTATTAACAGTTATAGCAGTTGGTAGTATCGGCGTGATGTTTTCGACAATTACGAAAAAAACAATTGTCGCGATGATTGCTACATATGGCTCCATTATTTTTTTAGGAGGCATAACAGCATTTTTCTTCTTCGTCACGATTGCGTTTAGTCAAATGATGGTCCCGACAGGCACATCGAGCTCCTTTATGGCTTATTTATGGGCAGCAATTAATCCGGGTGCTTTAATACTAACATTAATTGAGCCAGAAATGGGCAGACAATTAGCGGAGTTGTCAGGCATTAAGCTACCTGTTTGGGTAACGTATTTAATTTTTTATAGTGTGATTATTTTATTTACTTTAACGGTTGCAATCAAAAAATTGCGTGCCAATATGAAGAGCAATCGATAAGGAGGAATGGACATGGAGCAGCGTAAGCAATTACGAAGCTATATTCAACGTGCAAAAAGAAGTTTACGACTAGAAAAAAGCATACCGCTTGCGCAATATGGCTTGTTTTTTGCATTGCTTGCGAGCGCTTCAATCATGATTATTTCAAGATTGTTCGTCTGGCCGTATTATCGCCAAACAGCTTTTCTAGCGTTTGTTGCCTGTTTTATTGTAACGCTTATCATCATTTGGTGGAAGCCAGTACGTGAACAGGAGGCTTTGTTTAAGCTAGATAGTTATTTTGCTCATAATGAACTTGTGACGTCGTTATCTTTTAAAAATGACCAGGAGCCGCTTGTGCAATCATTGCTGCAAAAGGCGATACGCAATATGGAGCAAGCATTTGCGGCATTTAAGCAACGCGAAAAGCAATTGTTTCGCCCGAAAGCGCTAATTGGCGTTATCGTTACTGTTTGTTTACTGGCTGTGATGTATATGTTCCCTGCCAAGTCACAAATGGAAGCGATTGAAG harbors:
- the fadH gene encoding 2,4-dienoyl-CoA reductase — translated: MLQHKTIIITGGSSGMGLAMAKQFVQDGANVIITGRDVERLTKAKEEIKSFGDTIEIFQMDVREPEHVKAMLSFSIEKFGQVDGLVNNAAGNFLVRAENLSPNGWKAVIDIVLNGTFYCSSELGRYWIENNIKGSILNMVATYAWGAGAGVIHSAAAKAGVLSLTRSLAVEWGGQYGIRVNAIAPGPIERTGGADKLWESEEQARRTIESVPLKRLGTPEEIANLATFILSDKAAYMNGECVTLDGGAWLNQFPF
- a CDS encoding short-chain dehydrogenase; this encodes MGMWLYPAIFVGVLLLAWSYYATVRIAKETERQSTIEDTPINEAIKDHPFLLNPIIVMYFIMNLFLGIIIFYYWATTGSY
- the cbpB gene encoding cyclic-di-AMP-binding protein CbpB; the protein is MISINNKAILEMPIAELVIPAEKVAHVQSGNSAEHALLVLTKTGYSSVPVLDVKYRLQGLLSTKMITEEILGLERIEYDRLGSIRVEDVMDQDVAYLKITDTFRRALDLVINHAFLCVIEEDGTFAGIMTRRVILKQLKKHIYSSEI
- a CDS encoding LysR family transcriptional regulator; this translates as MTATEAEIIKILAEERNMRKAAERLFLTQPALSQRLQSIEKDWGIQLFLRSPKGLSPTPAGELVIQYAIDSIAKREEIFEMIQALNSKVHGTLKIACASIVGQNWLPKVLKDFVTQYPDAKISLMTGWSSEIVKALYEGEAHVGIVRGQVDWKGKKLHLFRDMMYFVDTEITNLKEIETTDRPFIQFKSDSNYYQEIQQWWQRHFHSNPRHQIVVDQIETCKQMVMNGIGYAILPSITLNGAEHMNKMPLTNTENDLGLTRDTWLIGYESSFELRQVAAFVEVVQDHARCLYEYK
- a CDS encoding DUF7408 domain-containing protein → MRRVKIAAYILVVMLMVSLFLPAGQASAAPALEVDAKAGINGKAKHMQPAPLYVTVKNTGDDFNGDMVVNASYSYEAASALVIPISIASGEEKTFELYLNGLSDYSYSEEEIFTFFEGGIEKDKKIKYKGTKRLQTNFLDPMSTFVFTVTDSSDRLSEYLKLSQFSPNYQTEVIHLNQIKGYTLPEDALGLAMANIIVLDEVSVADLSQKQQQALLKWVQDGGTLVIGAMEQINTAAGIFQDYLPLTLSNEMLTVSAETLSTLSNGGTFTDSIQAYANTLNNDSTAVLADEGTVLAARKKVGSGEVIQTAFSLGDQPLASMDGYAALTAKMLNIQKFSNYNSGMYYQSPFEQIMYDLRSVNELFPSFEVSMGFTLIVIVIYIILIGPILYFILRKLDKREHAWWVIPVISVVVSIALFIIGAQGRIMQPQVQQSAVYKVNEDNSLNGYYIESILTNRSGDFVVNANNNTTAIAMRNYGGGFAGGRSGNLYENSYIKEHADGTTLTMRNLSYWSVQSFMGTTTAQDVGKMDIDLTLKNEKITGTIKNNFPFDLKDVMLHSGLKVVNLGDIEANGTLTVDKDVKLTTLQKPTYYNRYNYTYPTAKEDIDPIRIERLQAMTSTVTEQEEQPIISAWAEQALVGVELETGANMSTISYFVQPFEGKVELSGPFTIKQSNLNYELLPLAVNGYYELYDKQVNKWYLSDGTYELIVSLPHNFMQHIERLDEIHIANKDTINMKLTVWNNSTNAYEPLEEARTAITANADDYINEFGEIRLELAFSTNQGALETTLPNVELKGVAK
- a CDS encoding ABC transporter ATP-binding protein, producing MIEIQNLTKKYGSFIALDQLNLSLAEGTVFGFVGANGAGKSTTFSILATLLSPTSGDAIINGKSVVKEPKEVRKQIGYMPDFFGVYDQLKVDEYLDFYGASYGIQVAERALLIPQLLELVNLTSKRYEYVDLLSRGMKQRLCLARALIHDPKVLILDEPASGLDPRARVEMRDILRNLKTMGKTILISSHILPELAEMCDEIGVIDNGKLIAHGNVATIQAQLQGEKRIVVKVTGRLNEVRAFLEEDPQISTIDIIESKLELEFNYRGTDAEQVALLKKAILADLPIYALTEEEKDLEDVFMAITKGADAE
- a CDS encoding ABC transporter permease produces the protein MMERLYNPVFVKELKLRFRSFKSFSGLMFYLAVLVIFIAGFLLITTGFTGKGFFRPDTSFAMFAVLTIIQMALVLFITPSLTAGAISSEREKQTLNILLTTTQSSTQIVVGKLLSSVSFLVLMLIAGLPLYSLVFLFGGVSPSQIASIFLFYLLTVIAVGSIGVMFSTITKKTIVAMIATYGSIIFLGGITAFFFFVTIAFSQMMVPTGTSSSFMAYLWAAINPGALILTLIEPEMGRQLAELSGIKLPVWVTYLIFYSVIILFTLTVAIKKLRANMKSNR